A part of Rickettsia canadensis str. McKiel genomic DNA contains:
- the rplK gene encoding 50S ribosomal protein L11 has product MSQKAIKGYINLIIPAAGATPAPPIGPALGQRKVNIAAFCKDFNDATQAMEKGIPLPTVITVYEDRSFSFKIKTSPASYFLKKYAKITKGSSATKKEAVVGKVTMDDCREIAKLKMPDLNTKNIEAATKIICGSAASMGLEVVGN; this is encoded by the coding sequence ATGTCTCAGAAAGCAATAAAAGGTTATATTAACTTGATCATTCCGGCTGCCGGGGCAACTCCTGCCCCTCCTATAGGGCCGGCACTTGGACAGAGGAAAGTTAATATTGCAGCATTTTGTAAAGATTTTAATGATGCTACACAAGCTATGGAAAAAGGCATACCTCTGCCAACAGTAATTACTGTTTATGAAGATAGAAGTTTTTCTTTTAAAATAAAAACTTCTCCTGCTTCTTATTTTTTAAAGAAGTATGCTAAAATTACTAAAGGTTCTAGTGCTACTAAAAAAGAAGCCGTAGTAGGTAAAGTTACTATGGATGATTGCCGTGAAATTGCAAAGTTAAAAATGCCTGATTTAAATACAAAAAATATTGAAGCGGCAACAAAAATTATTTGTGGTAGTGCTGCATCTATGGGACTTGAAGTGGTAGGGAATTAA
- the rpsL gene encoding 30S ribosomal protein S12 — translation MPTYNQLVRFGRKSKTRKTKSPALESNPFKSGVCLVVKTVTPKKPNSALRKIATVRLSNKRTVNAYIPGEKHSVKEHDRVLVRGGQVPDLPGVKYHIVLGAYDIAGVKGRKQGRSRYGAPSKQVAVTKK, via the coding sequence ATGCCGACATATAATCAATTAGTACGTTTTGGGAGAAAATCAAAAACTCGTAAGACAAAATCTCCTGCCTTAGAATCTAATCCTTTTAAAAGCGGTGTTTGCTTAGTTGTAAAAACCGTTACCCCTAAAAAGCCTAACTCTGCACTTCGTAAGATCGCAACGGTACGTTTAAGTAATAAAAGAACTGTAAATGCATATATTCCAGGTGAAAAGCATAGTGTAAAGGAACATGATAGGGTGTTAGTAAGAGGCGGTCAGGTGCCTGATCTTCCAGGGGTGAAATATCATATCGTACTCGGTGCTTATGATATTGCCGGAGTTAAAGGACGTAAGCAAGGTCGTTCACGTTACGGTGCTCCTAGTAAACAAGTTGCAGTTACAAAAAAATAA
- the secE gene encoding preprotein translocase subunit SecE, producing MFKEYKIYKFFEQVKQETYKVVWPTRKELVASTLVVVVAVFIFSLICLVLDYSIHNIMKLLLNIGK from the coding sequence ATGTTTAAAGAATATAAAATTTATAAGTTTTTTGAACAAGTTAAACAAGAAACTTATAAGGTAGTTTGGCCAACTAGAAAAGAGCTTGTAGCTTCAACATTAGTAGTGGTGGTCGCAGTGTTTATTTTTAGCTTAATTTGTTTGGTGCTTGATTATAGTATACATAATATAATGAAGCTTTTGCTTAATATTGGCAAATAG
- the rpsG gene encoding 30S ribosomal protein S7: MSRRHAAGKRVILPDMKYNSILLSRFINNLMKEGKKALAEKIVYSAFNKIEKKHRVDPYQIFNNAMHNVKPHLEVTSVRVGGANYQVPTHVDESRGYALASRWIINAALKRSEKMMIDKLAEELFEASNNRGVAIKKKEDTHKMAEANKAFSHFSPKKMK; this comes from the coding sequence ATGTCACGTCGTCACGCCGCGGGAAAGCGAGTAATTTTACCTGATATGAAATATAACAGTATTTTGTTGTCAAGATTTATCAATAATCTTATGAAAGAAGGAAAGAAAGCTCTTGCAGAAAAAATTGTTTATTCAGCTTTTAATAAAATTGAAAAAAAGCATAGAGTCGATCCATATCAAATCTTTAATAATGCTATGCATAACGTAAAGCCGCATTTAGAAGTTACTTCCGTTAGAGTAGGAGGAGCGAATTATCAAGTTCCGACACATGTTGATGAAAGCAGAGGTTATGCCCTTGCTAGCCGCTGGATTATTAATGCTGCGTTAAAACGTTCTGAAAAAATGATGATTGATAAACTCGCTGAAGAGTTGTTTGAAGCTTCTAATAATAGAGGCGTTGCCATTAAGAAGAAAGAAGATACTCATAAAATGGCTGAAGCTAATAAAGCTTTCTCTCATTTTAGTCCTAAAAAAATGAAATAA
- the sdhA gene encoding succinate dehydrogenase flavoprotein subunit, protein MTKAYNIIHHKFDVVVVGAGGAGLRSAFGMAKEGLNTACVTKLFPTRSHTVAAQGGISAALGNMGEDDWRWHMYDTVKGSDWLGDQDAIEYMCKNAADAVLELEHYGVPFSRTEEGKIYQRPFGGMTTEYGKGKAAYRTCAAADRTGHVILHTLYQQSLKHKVQFFVEYFAIDLLMEDGQCRGVVAWNLDDGSMHCFRAHNVVLATGGYGRAYFSATSAHTCTGDGGGMAIRAGLPLQDMEFVQFHPTGIYSAGCLITEGARGEGGYLVNANGERFMERYAPATKDLASRDVVSRAMTIEIREGRGVGKYKDHVFLHLNHLSPEILYSRLPGIAETAKIFAGVDVTKEPIPVLPTVHYNMGGIPTNYHGQVIIKEGENHNTIVKGLMAIGEAACVSVHGANRLGSNSLLDLVVFGRSSALKAAELIKPASPHKSLKEESLEKVINRFDKVRHSNGNILVADLRLKMQRTMQSHAAIFRTQEVLDEGAEMISEIRAGYKDIKVNDKSLIWNSDLVEALELDNLLDQALVTVYSAAARKESRGAHAREDYPDRNDLDWMKHTLSSINDVGTVVLDYKPVTLTTLTDEVKAIPPAKRVY, encoded by the coding sequence TTGTGTAACTAAGCTATTCCCAACTCGTAGTCATACTGTTGCTGCTCAGGGTGGAATTAGTGCAGCTCTTGGAAATATGGGCGAAGATGATTGGCGTTGGCATATGTATGATACTGTGAAAGGCTCTGATTGGTTAGGTGACCAAGATGCCATCGAGTATATGTGTAAGAACGCCGCTGATGCGGTTTTAGAGCTTGAGCATTACGGCGTACCTTTTTCAAGAACCGAAGAAGGAAAAATTTATCAGCGTCCTTTTGGTGGTATGACAACAGAGTACGGTAAAGGAAAAGCAGCCTATCGTACATGTGCTGCGGCAGATCGTACGGGGCATGTCATACTTCATACTTTATATCAACAATCATTGAAACATAAAGTACAGTTTTTTGTTGAATATTTTGCTATTGATTTATTGATGGAAGACGGTCAATGTAGAGGTGTAGTTGCATGGAATTTAGATGATGGTAGTATGCATTGTTTTAGAGCTCATAATGTAGTACTTGCAACGGGTGGATACGGGCGTGCTTATTTTTCAGCGACTTCTGCTCATACTTGTACTGGTGATGGAGGAGGTATGGCGATTCGAGCTGGTCTGCCGCTGCAAGATATGGAGTTTGTGCAGTTCCACCCGACTGGTATATATTCGGCGGGCTGTCTTATCACGGAGGGAGCTAGAGGTGAGGGGGGATATCTTGTCAATGCAAACGGTGAGCGTTTTATGGAGCGTTATGCTCCGGCCACAAAAGATTTAGCTTCAAGGGATGTAGTGTCAAGAGCAATGACTATCGAGATTCGTGAAGGTCGAGGAGTTGGCAAGTATAAAGATCATGTATTTCTACATTTAAATCATTTATCTCCTGAAATTTTATACAGTCGCTTACCGGGTATTGCCGAAACAGCTAAAATTTTTGCAGGTGTAGATGTTACTAAAGAGCCGATACCGGTACTTCCTACAGTTCATTATAATATGGGCGGAATACCAACTAATTACCATGGTCAAGTTATAATTAAAGAGGGCGAAAATCATAACACTATAGTAAAAGGTCTTATGGCAATTGGTGAGGCTGCTTGTGTATCGGTACATGGTGCTAATCGTTTAGGATCAAACTCTTTGCTTGATTTAGTAGTATTTGGTAGAAGCTCTGCATTAAAAGCAGCTGAGCTTATTAAGCCTGCTAGCCCGCATAAGTCTTTAAAAGAAGAAAGCCTTGAAAAAGTTATAAATAGATTTGATAAAGTTCGTCATAGTAATGGTAATATTTTAGTTGCAGATTTAAGGCTTAAAATGCAGAGAACTATGCAAAGCCACGCTGCGATATTTAGAACTCAAGAGGTACTAGACGAAGGAGCGGAAATGATTAGCGAGATAAGGGCTGGTTATAAAGATATAAAGGTTAACGATAAATCTTTAATTTGGAATAGTGATTTAGTCGAAGCCTTAGAGCTAGATAATTTACTTGATCAGGCTTTGGTAACGGTATATTCAGCAGCTGCAAGAAAAGAAAGCAGAGGTGCCCATGCTAGGGAAGATTACCCTGATCGTAATGATTTGGATTGGATGAAGCATACCCTTAGCTCTATCAATGACGTAGGTACAGTAGTGCTTGATTATAAACCTGTGACGTTAACCACTTTAACTGATGAAGTAAAAGCAATCCCGCCAGCAAAGAGAGTGTACTAA
- a CDS encoding amino acid ABC transporter permease, with the protein MFEYLIKFYPKILFIVEGTLVTLKYSVIAVIFGLVIGMLLAICKVNKNYALRFFANFYTSIFRGTPLLIQLSIIYFASPYIVGIKFSVFTAGAISFSLNSGAYVSEVIRAGINAVDKGQFEAAEALAIPRYLIMQDIILPQAVKNIFPSLVNELVSLIKESAIISMLGEIDLMRRAQIVSIETYNYFFPMLIAACCYYILVMLISFIAKIIEKKMIVN; encoded by the coding sequence ATGTTTGAGTATTTAATAAAATTCTATCCAAAAATCCTTTTTATTGTAGAGGGGACTTTAGTTACTTTAAAATATAGCGTTATTGCCGTTATATTTGGTTTAGTTATAGGGATGTTACTTGCTATTTGTAAGGTAAATAAAAATTATGCTTTAAGATTCTTTGCAAATTTCTATACTTCTATTTTTAGAGGGACGCCTCTGTTAATTCAGCTAAGTATTATTTATTTTGCATCACCTTATATAGTAGGTATTAAATTTAGCGTGTTTACGGCAGGGGCGATTTCCTTTTCTCTTAATTCGGGTGCATATGTTTCAGAAGTAATTAGAGCAGGAATTAATGCGGTTGATAAAGGTCAGTTTGAAGCGGCTGAAGCTCTTGCTATTCCAAGGTATTTAATAATGCAAGATATAATCCTACCGCAAGCAGTTAAAAATATTTTTCCATCATTAGTAAATGAGCTTGTAAGTTTGATTAAAGAATCAGCCATTATTTCTATGCTTGGAGAAATAGATTTAATGCGTAGAGCACAAATTGTATCAATTGAAACATATAATTATTTTTTTCCAATGCTTATTGCTGCGTGCTGTTATTATATTTTAGTGATGTTAATCAGCTTTATAGCAAAAATAATTGAGAAAAAAATGATTGTTAATTAA
- the nusG gene encoding transcription termination/antitermination protein NusG — protein sequence MTAQSLDNILPSSKKNIKQWYVVHTASGAEKRIKEDMLRKIAKQKMTDFFEDILIPVFGVSEVKRGKNVKVEKKLMPSYLLIKMNMTDKSWHFVKNIPGVTGFLGSKTMPKALTEGEIQNIFNNLEAEAKEAKNSKLYEVGEIVTVTDGPFETFMGTVEEIDQEKNRLKVSVSIFGKATPIELNFSQVKKND from the coding sequence GTGACAGCACAGAGTTTAGATAATATATTACCTTCTTCTAAGAAGAATATAAAACAGTGGTATGTAGTACATACGGCATCAGGAGCAGAGAAACGCATAAAAGAAGATATGCTTAGAAAAATCGCTAAACAGAAAATGACAGATTTTTTTGAAGATATATTAATACCTGTTTTTGGAGTTTCTGAAGTTAAACGTGGTAAAAATGTTAAGGTAGAAAAAAAGCTAATGCCGAGTTATCTTTTGATAAAGATGAATATGACTGATAAATCTTGGCATTTTGTAAAAAATATACCTGGAGTAACTGGCTTTTTAGGAAGCAAAACCATGCCCAAAGCACTTACAGAAGGTGAAATACAAAATATTTTTAATAATCTGGAAGCAGAAGCTAAAGAAGCAAAAAATTCTAAATTGTATGAAGTCGGTGAAATAGTGACTGTTACAGACGGTCCTTTTGAAACTTTTATGGGTACGGTAGAAGAAATAGATCAGGAAAAAAATAGGTTAAAAGTTTCAGTGTCAATATTTGGTAAAGCAACTCCAATAGAACTAAATTTTAGTCAAGTAAAGAAAAATGATTAA
- the fusA gene encoding elongation factor G yields MTKINKLEYIRNIGICAHIDAGKTTTTERILYYTGKSHKIGEVHEGGATMDWMEQEQERGITITSAATTCRWQDKIINIIDTPGHVDFTIEVERSLRVLDGAVAVFDGVAGVEPQSETVWRQADKYNVPRMCFINKMDRMGADFYRCVEMIKDRLGAKPLVIQLPVGIEENFKGIIDLVKMKAVIWKDESLGAEYFAEDIPADMKYKAEEYRTKLLDMVVELDDHIMEKYLSGEEVTEEEIERLIRNGTISAAFYPVLCGSAFKNKGVQPLLDAVVGFLPSPIDIGIVKGIEVSTGEEKDFPISVTEPFAALAFKIMNDPFVGSLTFIRIYSGKITSGSTVINTVKNKREKIGRMLLMHANNREDVKEASAGDIVALAGLKDTTTGDTLSDIDKQVILERMEFPEPVIELAVEPKSTADQEKMGLALSRLAAEDPSFRVSMDHETGQTVIKGMGELHLEIIIDRMRREFKVEANIGAPQVAYRETITKICEIDYTHKKQSGGAGQFARVKIIFEPLNPGEGFVFESKIVGGAVPKEYIPGIEKGLNNIRETGVIAGYPMIDFKATLVDGAFHDVDSSVLAFEIAAKAAFREGMLKGNPKLLEPIMKVEVITPDEYMGDIIGDLNSRRGQIQSMDPRANAQVVTSNVPLAEMFGYVNTLRSLSQGRAQFSMIFSHYDQVPSQIADVIKAKK; encoded by the coding sequence ATGACTAAAATAAACAAACTTGAGTATATTCGTAATATAGGTATATGTGCTCACATCGATGCTGGTAAGACTACAACTACTGAGCGTATTTTATATTACACTGGTAAATCACATAAAATAGGTGAAGTTCATGAGGGCGGTGCTACCATGGACTGGATGGAGCAGGAGCAAGAGCGTGGTATAACCATTACTTCGGCTGCTACTACCTGTAGATGGCAAGATAAGATAATAAATATTATTGATACTCCTGGACACGTTGACTTTACTATTGAGGTAGAACGTTCGCTTCGTGTTCTTGATGGTGCGGTTGCAGTATTTGATGGTGTAGCAGGTGTCGAACCGCAATCTGAGACGGTATGGAGACAAGCGGATAAATATAATGTTCCTAGAATGTGTTTTATCAATAAAATGGATAGAATGGGAGCAGATTTTTATAGATGTGTTGAAATGATCAAAGATCGTTTAGGAGCAAAACCACTTGTGATTCAGTTGCCTGTAGGGATTGAAGAGAATTTTAAAGGTATAATTGATCTTGTGAAAATGAAAGCAGTGATTTGGAAAGATGAATCACTTGGAGCCGAGTATTTTGCAGAAGATATACCTGCCGATATGAAATATAAAGCTGAAGAATATCGTACTAAATTACTTGATATGGTTGTTGAGTTAGATGACCATATTATGGAAAAATATTTATCAGGTGAAGAAGTAACGGAAGAAGAAATTGAAAGATTAATCAGAAATGGTACTATTTCAGCAGCTTTTTATCCGGTTTTATGTGGTAGTGCTTTTAAAAATAAAGGAGTACAGCCTTTACTTGATGCCGTAGTAGGTTTTTTGCCTTCACCTATTGATATAGGTATAGTAAAAGGCATAGAAGTAAGTACTGGTGAAGAAAAAGATTTTCCTATTTCGGTAACTGAGCCTTTTGCAGCTTTAGCATTTAAAATTATGAATGACCCGTTTGTCGGTTCATTAACTTTTATTAGAATATATTCGGGGAAAATTACTTCTGGATCGACTGTTATTAATACCGTAAAGAATAAAAGAGAAAAAATCGGTAGAATGCTATTAATGCATGCTAATAATCGTGAAGACGTAAAAGAAGCATCGGCAGGTGATATAGTAGCTTTAGCAGGTCTTAAAGATACTACTACCGGTGATACGTTATCCGATATTGATAAGCAAGTAATCTTAGAAAGAATGGAATTCCCGGAGCCGGTGATTGAGCTTGCGGTGGAACCTAAATCAACAGCTGATCAAGAAAAAATGGGCTTAGCGCTTTCTCGTTTGGCAGCAGAAGATCCGTCCTTTAGAGTTTCAATGGATCATGAAACAGGACAAACGGTGATAAAAGGAATGGGAGAACTTCATTTAGAAATTATCATTGATCGTATGAGAAGAGAGTTTAAGGTTGAAGCAAATATTGGAGCTCCTCAAGTAGCATATCGTGAAACTATAACTAAAATCTGCGAAATTGATTATACTCATAAAAAACAATCAGGAGGTGCGGGGCAATTTGCACGTGTAAAAATTATCTTTGAACCTTTAAATCCAGGTGAAGGTTTTGTTTTTGAAAGCAAGATTGTCGGTGGTGCTGTGCCTAAAGAATATATACCTGGTATTGAAAAAGGATTAAATAATATTAGAGAAACCGGTGTTATTGCTGGTTATCCTATGATTGATTTTAAAGCGACTTTAGTTGATGGTGCGTTTCATGATGTAGATTCTAGTGTACTTGCGTTTGAAATTGCAGCAAAGGCAGCATTTAGAGAAGGGATGCTGAAAGGTAATCCTAAATTACTTGAGCCGATTATGAAAGTTGAAGTTATCACTCCTGATGAATATATGGGAGATATTATAGGTGATTTAAATAGTCGTAGAGGACAAATCCAAAGCATGGATCCAAGAGCAAATGCTCAAGTAGTTACCTCTAATGTTCCTTTGGCAGAAATGTTTGGTTATGTTAATACACTTAGGTCTCTATCTCAAGGTAGAGCTCAGTTTAGTATGATATTTTCTCATTATGATCAAGTGCCGAGTCAGATAGCTGATGTTATTAAAGCTAAAAAATAA